The Leptolyngbyaceae cyanobacterium DNA segment GACCTCCTGAAAGGGAGTGGATTAAACGTGACCGTAGCTAGCGATGGAGTGGAAGCACTAGAAGCTATTCAGGGTCGTTGTCCTGACTTGGTAGTTTTAGATATCGTGATGCCTCGGATGAACGGTTACGAACTATGCCGTCGCCTAAAAGCCGATCCCAAGACCCAAAACGTACCAGTAGTCATGTGTTCTTCTAAAGGAGAAGAATTCGATCGCTACTGGGGTATGAAACAAGGAGCAGACGCTTACATAGCCAAACCATTTCAGCCCACAGAACTGATTGGAACGGTCAAACAATTGTTACGAGGATAACTATTAGGCCAAAATACTTGGTAAACCACCCCATAACTGACCGAGTAATCTCGTTTCTCTTGAAGTTTGCTACAAATAGGCTGATGCTCCCGATGTGGAGACGCAGCCGATGCGCAGATCGATACTGTAGCAATATTTTAGAGAATTGAAATAAAACAGACAACTGAGAAAGGACGAGGATATTATGGTTGGAAATCCGGACTTTTTAACAGGCAGAGGTCAAGATCAGGCTCCGGAATTCCAGGAATTAGAAAGCCCTGAAGGTGAGTTACACCTGAGATTTTACGTTGCTTCCGGTACGGAACTGGCACTGCCAGCCACAGGTATCCGAGAAGTAGTATCCCAGGCACCAGATCGAATTACTCCCATTCCGAATGCGTCTCCTTTGCTTTTGGGAACTCTAAATTTTAGGGGAAGGGTGATTTGGGTAGCTGACCTGGGTCAGTTTCTGGGAGACCAAGCACCTTTAAATACAGACCGACCGGAAATACCCGTAATTGCAGTCGAAGATCAAGACACCATGTTAGGGTTAGCAGTTGATCAAATTGTCGGCATGGACTGGCTGGATGTGGACTTAGTTCAAATACCAAACAACGTGCCAGATAGTATGGCCCCTTTCCTCCGGGGTGAGTGGGTGTTAGATGCTCAAAGCAATCAGTGTCTGCGTCTGTTAGATCAGGTAGCAATTCTGCGGTCGGCTAGGTGGGCAGCATAATAAAAGAGAAATTAAAAATTAAAAAGGTAAAATAAACTTTTAATTTTTAATTTTTAATTTTTAATTTTTTGGGAGGAGGCAAATGGCATCCAGTACGGATTATGCACAAAAATATCAGCAGGCTCAAGCGGCTTATATGCAGGGAAATTATGAGGAAGCCTCGACCATAGTCGATCGCCTTCTCAATGATTTTCCGGAAGACCCTGGCATCCGCCTGCTGCAAGGTCATATTTACTGCGGTATGCAGCAATATGACGAAGCGCGAGAACAATATGAGTTAGTGCTGGGTTTAACCACTGAATCCGAGTATATTGATTACGCTAACAATGGTTTAGAGTACGTCAATCAATGTCTGGGATCGGGAAACTCTGGTACGGAACCGGAAGAACAAGAATTTGACGAAAACGATCCTTACGCTCTCGATAGTTCCGACTTTTCCGACGAAATTGAAAATAACTGGCAATCACCAGAATATAACGATACAAACGGTAGTAATGGGCTGTCTTTAAATGGTTTAGATTTAGATGAAGTTGACGATACGTATCAACCTCAACCTCAGTACCAACAACCATTCGATAATCCTTTTGCCTCGTCTGACAATTCCTATAATGACCAATCATTTTCAGATGAGGCAACCGCTTTTACCGATCCGTTTGGGTCGTCTGGGTCTGAAGGTTATACCCCAGAAGATTCTTCATATTATGAGGAATCTTCTGGGGTATCCGACCAGCAATGGTTGTCAATGGAAGAAAGCCAAAATTGGCAAAATTATGCGGAAGATGGCTCTCAAAATGGTGCTGAGTTTGCCAACTATAACTATCAGGAAGAAAACCTGGATTACCCGGTAGAAGAGTACGAAGCGACATATACCCCGCCAGAACAGGAATCTTATTTTGACGATTCACCATTACCAGAAATGCCCCGTTCTGGTAGTAAGGGTTTAGATCGATCGGATTCCGATTCTAATTACTTCCGCCGTCCGGTAACGGATGATGAAACAATTTTATTAGGCGGAGAGGATTCATACCCGATGCCCGGTCAGACGGACAATTCTCGATGGAATAGTCCGACCGAGCAAAATGGTTATAGTGCCGAAAATAACTTTGACATGGATGGGTTTAACGTTGCTTTTGATGAAGGCAACCACAATCATTCGGGTTCGGCGACGGGGGGAGGACAAGGAGCGATCGGCTTTTTAGAAGAGTTCGATGAATTTGATGACGATTTAGGAAATATTCCTAATTTTGAAAACATCGAGGATTCTTCCGGTTTTTCCACACCTACCAAAGGCAGTACTTCCGGATTTGGTTCTATATCAACAACGGGGCCGAGTACTAACAGTAGCATCACCTCGGATTTTGGCGATACTGGCGATCGATCGGCTTTTGGCGATGATGATATCTTTCCAGCCAGCGAGCCACCGATTTTCGTTCCCCAACCGGATACGAAGAATATCGAGCCGAACGTCACCGTCGAACAAGGTTGGCTGGCTTTCTTTGAAAATGCTTCCCTCAGCCAGAAAAGATGGATTACCGCAGGTTTGGTAGGTACTTTTTCTGCACTCGCCGTAGCTGCCGTCAGCATGAGCAGCCAAGCCCTCTTTAAACCTAATAATAAAGAAGCGCTCGCTCAAATGCAGTTGACTGGTTTGGCAATGGCTGGAGTAGCGGGAGTTTTCAGTTTTGGCGCTTCCTTGGTGGTGGGAGGGCTGGCAGAAAAACACATTCGGCGCGCGACTTCTAACTTGCAATCTCAGTTCGATTCGGTTTCTCAAGGCAACTTAAGCGTCCAAGCAACGGTTTTTTCCGAAGATGAAATGGGAAAACTGGCGGCTGGTTTCAATCAGATGACTCGCATCATGATGACTACTACCAGCGAGGCACAACGGAGAGCAGAAGAACAAGAGCAAGCCAAAGAAGATTTGCAACGTCAGGTAATTAGATTGCTCGATGACGTGGAAGGCGCTGCTAGAGGTGACTTAACCGTGCAGGCAGAAGTGACCGCCGATGTTTTGGGCGCGGTTGCCGATGCTTTTAACTTAACCATTCAAAACCTGCGAGACATCGTGCAACAGGTAAAAGTGGCGGCTCGTCAGGTTAATAAAGGTGCTTCGGATAACGAAAGATTTGCGCGGGAGTTGTCTGCCGATGCGTTGCGAGAAGCCGAAGAATTGGCGGTGACGCTCAATCAAGTGCAGGGGATGACGGAATCGATTCGGCGGGTGGCAGATAATGCCAAACAAGCGGAAGAGGTAGCCCGTTCTGCATCTGCAATGGCGCTCAAGGGTGGTGAGGCAGTCGAAAGAACGGTAGCCAGTATTTTGGGTATTAGAGAAACGATCGCCGAAACTACTCGAAAAGTAAAGAGGTTGGGAGAGTCTACCCAAGAAATTGCCAAAATCGTGGCTTTGATCGCGACCATTGCTTCTCGGACTAACTTGCTGGCTTTGAACGCCAGTATTGAGGCTGCCAGAGCGGGAGAAGCAGGGCGGGGTTTTGCGATCGTAGCTGATGAAGTACGACAACTAGCAGACCGTTCTGCCAAAGCGTTAAAGGAAATCGAACAGATCGTATTACAAATCCAAAGCGAAACTGGCTCGGTAATGATGGCAATGGAAGAAGCTACCCAGCAGGTGATCGAGGTAACCAAACGGGCAGATGTCTCGAAACGCAGCTTGGATGACATCATTCAAGTGTCGAATCGAATCGATGCTTTGGTACGTTCGATCACTGCCGATACAGTACAGCAAACTCAAACTTCCTACAACGTTGCCCAAGTGGTGCAATCTGTAGAATTGACGGCACAAGAAAGTTCTCAAGAAGCACAACGAGTTTCGGCATCTCTCCAACATCTGGTAGGGGTAGCGCGAGACTTGCTGACATCAGTAGAACGCTTCCGAGTGGAAACGGTAGAGCAATGAGCAGTGCAACCAGTTCCCAGTCACCCGCGAACCTTAAAATATTCGCCTTTAAATGTTAATAACCAAATAACTGACAAAAGGATAGTCGATCGACCGATCGTTAAATCAATCCTCGCTGGTTACTGGTAACTGATCGCTGCTCGGAATGCTACTTTCTATGGGCGTAAAGCTGTCAAATTGGCTAAATTAGAGCTATCTATCATAAGTGCTGAGTCGAAAATAATTACGATCGAATATCAAGATCGAGGTGGTTTTCTCAAGACAAACTCGAATCGCCATCATTTATTAAAGACAAAACTCAGCATCTAGCAAGGGCGCAGAGCGCATCTTGTCAAAGCTAACAAGCAATCTCACGGGGTTATGGCTATGCTGCCTGAACAACAACAGCGCATTTTGGGTTACTTTATCGAAGAAGCCAAAGATCACCTCAATACGATCGAACAAGGTTTGCTGAACCTGCAAAACACGATCGACGACCAAGAAATGGCCAATGAGGTATTTCGCGCTGCTCACTCGGTTAAAGGGGGGGCAGCAATGCTGGGTATTCACAGTATTCAAAAAACCGCTCACAGACTGGAAGATTATTTTAAAGAACTCAAAGAGCAACCGATTCAGGCTGACCAAAAGCTGGAAACCCTGTTTTTGCGAGTATTCGATACCCTCCAGTCACTATTGGATCACCTGCAAGGGCCATTCGGCTTGACCGAAGATGTAGCCGAAGGCATCATGGCAGGAGCCGATCCGGTGTTTGAAGAGCTCGGACAGCATCTAGATTACTTAGTTAAACAACCGACACCTGCTAAAACTGAGAAACCTAAGGTCGCAGATAGCCAGAAACAGTTGGTGGTGGCAGCTTTTACCCAAGATGTGATGGAACAGCTGCGCCAGATGTTACAGCTATTCAAGCCACCATCTTGGCCCGACAGTCGCCCCGATTTAGAGGAATGTTGCGATCGCTTGGCAAGCTATGGCCATCAATTCAACTTGTCTACTTGGCTGGAATTGGTAGAAATGGCCAAAGGTGCGATTTCTAATCCCGATAATACATCCCAAGTATTAGCCCCAGTTATTATTAAAGAAATTAAAGCAGCGCAAGAACTCGTAGTTGCTGGTAGAATTGCCGAGATTTGTGGCAGCGAACAATTGCGATCGCTTCAACCAGTGATTGAAACCAGCACGTCTGATGAACTATCCGATAACTTAGACGAATTGTTCTCTTTAGTAGAAGAAGCAGGAACCCCAGAAGAAACTCCCGCACAACTAGCAGAAAATTTTGCCGATTTCGACACTACAGAATCACCAGAAAATTATCCAGAGTTGGAACATTCTGGAGAGGATTTGTGGGGAACCCAAACAGAGCAGCCACCGCTTCAACCTACAGCATTTGCTAACTTTGAAGACCGCGAACCATCAGTAAAATCAGCTTATCCACATGGCCCCGAAGTAGGTGCGGCAGAATTAAATAGCTTAGCCGATATATTTGAAAACGAACTAGAATTCGATGTAGATTGGCAAGAAGAGGAAATTGTTAGCGATACAGACAAAGAACAGGGGCCAGACCTAGCCGATCACTTGGATGTAGAAGACGATAACGAATTTAATGATTTATTAGAAGATTTTCCTCAAGCCACGACAGACAAATCAGACCTATTCGATGACGACCTGGATTTATTTGGCGACGACCTCCTTGAAGAAGAAAACAGTAACGAAATTGGAGATTCTAAACCATTTAATGATTTCGGTTCTGATAACGAATTTGCCGATTTATTTGAATTATCAGAAACCGAACCAACTGCATCAATTCAATCAGAATCAGATATCTATCTTGGCTTGTCTGATGAAGAAATTCTCGCCGAAAAAAGCACCGACGAACTATTATTAGAAACAAATAACGCCAATTTAGATAGCGAATTTGGTGATGATTTGTTTGGCGATTTCTCTCAAGCAACTACAGGAGAGACTTTCTCAGAAGATGAAGAGATCGGCTTATTCGATGAATCGGATACTTTCTTAGAAGAAGATAATTCTCCAGAAAATATCAGAGTTGAATTAACTGATTTCGAGCAAGAAGCCAGTTCATTACCCTCAAATATTTCATCTCCAGATACACCAGATAATCTGAGTGCATTGTTCGCGGGTTTAGATGAAGATGATTTAAATTGGGAAGATATTCCCGCACAATCCGATCGGAATGTAGAATCAGAAGCACAGACAGCAGGCACGTCTCAGGTATTAGAAATAGAAAATTCTGATGATAGCTGGAATGAAGGCTGGAATGATGAAGATTTGACGGCTCTTGCAACATCTGAAGACCTCGATACTGAATTAACAGCAGAAGAAACCGATCTGGATTCGTTCTCGGATTTCAATGCTGAATTAAAGGCAGAAGAAACAACAAATTTAGAAACATTTTCTGAATTAAACGCTGAATTTTCAACAGATACTTTTGTACAAAGCGAAGAATTAATTTTCAATACGGAAGAACAAAGCTCTAGCGATAATTTATGGAATGAAAATTCATCTTTCGATGATTTAACCGAGACGGAGATGAATTGGGAAACTCCAAACAATGTCGAAGAAGAACTGATAAATGATTTTGATTCGACCAGTTTGTTTGGAGAATCAACTGAATTAACTTTAGAAAGTGACGGCAATTCAGATTTATTTGCAGATAGCAACGATACTGGAGATTTATTTGGTTTTAATGATTTGAAAGTTGATAGTGAAGATATCGCCTTAGAAGAGAACAGTTTATGGCCAACCGAAGAAATTGCTCCTAAAAAACCAGAAACACCAGCAAAAAGTGCTGCCCAACAAAAATCTAATGTGAAACCTAAGCCTCAACCAGAAGAAAGCTTAGATGACTTCTTTTCTTTAGAACAAGAAACTCAAACAGAGTTGTGGGGCGATCGAGTTGAACAACCGTTGTTACAAACCGAAGAAACCGGATTAGATGACAATTGGTTATCAGGCTCTCAAGATCTTTTTGCTGATAGCACCAGTTCAGATTTATGGGATATAGGAGATAGTACCAAAGATTCTTCTCTGATGAGCGATTTTGGCTCGGATGGAAACATTGACCTGTTTACTAATGAAGGGTCAATAGAAACCGATTTTACGGCGGAATTTGATTTTGGGGGAATGGAAACCGCCGAATCAGGTACTAGTTTATCGGACGAAGGAACAATTTTCGAGGAATTCTTAGATGGCGATAATGGCGATCGAGAAACATTGCTACAAGAAAGTAACGAAACTACTAACGATTTAGCAATAGATGCTTTTGAAGAAAATTGGGATACTGAAACTGGAACAGATAATTTTCATGATGAAAGCGATGCCGAATCGGAAAGTTGGGATGACAAAACTGATGATTTTCTGAATGATATTTTTAGAGAGCCATCTGCTGTTGAAGACGATCGCAATGAAGCGTTGCCAGCAGACTTTGATTTAAGTCTCGAAAACCAGACAACAGAAGAGTTGCCGTTCGATCTAGCAGAAACTACCGCAGAGAATTGGCTAGATTTTTCGGAAGAAAGCGAACAAATTGCAGATGGGTCTATCGAGCCAATAGAATCAGCAGCTAAT contains these protein-coding regions:
- a CDS encoding response regulator — protein: MSIVLVVEDSVTQREMISDLLKGSGLNVTVASDGVEALEAIQGRCPDLVVLDIVMPRMNGYELCRRLKADPKTQNVPVVMCSSKGEEFDRYWGMKQGADAYIAKPFQPTELIGTVKQLLRG
- a CDS encoding chemotaxis protein CheW, whose amino-acid sequence is MVGNPDFLTGRGQDQAPEFQELESPEGELHLRFYVASGTELALPATGIREVVSQAPDRITPIPNASPLLLGTLNFRGRVIWVADLGQFLGDQAPLNTDRPEIPVIAVEDQDTMLGLAVDQIVGMDWLDVDLVQIPNNVPDSMAPFLRGEWVLDAQSNQCLRLLDQVAILRSARWAA
- a CDS encoding methyl-accepting chemotaxis protein — translated: MASSTDYAQKYQQAQAAYMQGNYEEASTIVDRLLNDFPEDPGIRLLQGHIYCGMQQYDEAREQYELVLGLTTESEYIDYANNGLEYVNQCLGSGNSGTEPEEQEFDENDPYALDSSDFSDEIENNWQSPEYNDTNGSNGLSLNGLDLDEVDDTYQPQPQYQQPFDNPFASSDNSYNDQSFSDEATAFTDPFGSSGSEGYTPEDSSYYEESSGVSDQQWLSMEESQNWQNYAEDGSQNGAEFANYNYQEENLDYPVEEYEATYTPPEQESYFDDSPLPEMPRSGSKGLDRSDSDSNYFRRPVTDDETILLGGEDSYPMPGQTDNSRWNSPTEQNGYSAENNFDMDGFNVAFDEGNHNHSGSATGGGQGAIGFLEEFDEFDDDLGNIPNFENIEDSSGFSTPTKGSTSGFGSISTTGPSTNSSITSDFGDTGDRSAFGDDDIFPASEPPIFVPQPDTKNIEPNVTVEQGWLAFFENASLSQKRWITAGLVGTFSALAVAAVSMSSQALFKPNNKEALAQMQLTGLAMAGVAGVFSFGASLVVGGLAEKHIRRATSNLQSQFDSVSQGNLSVQATVFSEDEMGKLAAGFNQMTRIMMTTTSEAQRRAEEQEQAKEDLQRQVIRLLDDVEGAARGDLTVQAEVTADVLGAVADAFNLTIQNLRDIVQQVKVAARQVNKGASDNERFARELSADALREAEELAVTLNQVQGMTESIRRVADNAKQAEEVARSASAMALKGGEAVERTVASILGIRETIAETTRKVKRLGESTQEIAKIVALIATIASRTNLLALNASIEAARAGEAGRGFAIVADEVRQLADRSAKALKEIEQIVLQIQSETGSVMMAMEEATQQVIEVTKRADVSKRSLDDIIQVSNRIDALVRSITADTVQQTQTSYNVAQVVQSVELTAQESSQEAQRVSASLQHLVGVARDLLTSVERFRVETVEQ
- a CDS encoding response regulator — protein: MAMLPEQQQRILGYFIEEAKDHLNTIEQGLLNLQNTIDDQEMANEVFRAAHSVKGGAAMLGIHSIQKTAHRLEDYFKELKEQPIQADQKLETLFLRVFDTLQSLLDHLQGPFGLTEDVAEGIMAGADPVFEELGQHLDYLVKQPTPAKTEKPKVADSQKQLVVAAFTQDVMEQLRQMLQLFKPPSWPDSRPDLEECCDRLASYGHQFNLSTWLELVEMAKGAISNPDNTSQVLAPVIIKEIKAAQELVVAGRIAEICGSEQLRSLQPVIETSTSDELSDNLDELFSLVEEAGTPEETPAQLAENFADFDTTESPENYPELEHSGEDLWGTQTEQPPLQPTAFANFEDREPSVKSAYPHGPEVGAAELNSLADIFENELEFDVDWQEEEIVSDTDKEQGPDLADHLDVEDDNEFNDLLEDFPQATTDKSDLFDDDLDLFGDDLLEEENSNEIGDSKPFNDFGSDNEFADLFELSETEPTASIQSESDIYLGLSDEEILAEKSTDELLLETNNANLDSEFGDDLFGDFSQATTGETFSEDEEIGLFDESDTFLEEDNSPENIRVELTDFEQEASSLPSNISSPDTPDNLSALFAGLDEDDLNWEDIPAQSDRNVESEAQTAGTSQVLEIENSDDSWNEGWNDEDLTALATSEDLDTELTAEETDLDSFSDFNAELKAEETTNLETFSELNAEFSTDTFVQSEELIFNTEEQSSSDNLWNENSSFDDLTETEMNWETPNNVEEELINDFDSTSLFGESTELTLESDGNSDLFADSNDTGDLFGFNDLKVDSEDIALEENSLWPTEEIAPKKPETPAKSAAQQKSNVKPKPQPEESLDDFFSLEQETQTELWGDRVEQPLLQTEETGLDDNWLSGSQDLFADSTSSDLWDIGDSTKDSSLMSDFGSDGNIDLFTNEGSIETDFTAEFDFGGMETAESGTSLSDEGTIFEEFLDGDNGDRETLLQESNETTNDLAIDAFEENWDTETGTDNFHDESDAESESWDDKTDDFLNDIFREPSAVEDDRNEALPADFDLSLENQTTEELPFDLAETTAENWLDFSEESEQIADGSIEPIESAANDNLFDLGLSDVPDVAEDNILDDDSADLFGESATAEMSATDLEAADEFGELWGNNDFDNDGAVEPDLTDISVEENSLSAEGATEENWFDSAEDGSWETNEPGVDLFSTSEEEGDLGLDLEIVDETVNALFDSDDGQTGFEASGDEAAFDFAGLDISEENDRPTESVNESINFDADFDELESLLNQAAPEPLIPPTTNGNGKTTVNDEFAELEALLGSELEIAPPTAAPAAQKAPSTNGASSSGELDDDFAELERMVAEDKLPGGTPSGPKARANQVQLPKQRARPTFEQTMKVPVKHMDNLSNLVGELVVNRNTLEQDQERLRQCLDNLLNQVQQLSDVGARMQDLYERSLLEASLLASRRNYRSSLFSDGSDSSHHNSEYDPLEMDRFTGFHTLSQEMIELIVRVRESTSDIEFVTDETDQVSRQFRQVSTQLQEGLTRARMVPFGEIERVFPLQRYVRDKTAEYGKQAEVRVEGRETLIDKLILEHFSDPLKHLVNNALAHGIEKPEVRQKAGKPPVGRIVIRAFHQGNQTVISFSDDGAGIDMERVKSKAIQKGLITASEAKTMSRHDIYQLIYHPGFSTKDEADSTAGRGVGMDVVLTSLSEIRGTITTDSNPGKGTSFTVRLPLTLSICKALCCLSERARIAFPMDGVEDALDIEKERIQIDADGNQCIPWRDMVLPFRHLSELLTFNRHLGRGSVYGGTKEEDTVSIVVLRSAGNFIALQVDQVLGEQEIVIKQLEGPMPKPLGVAGATVLGDGRIMPIGDVLELIDLSLGRIQGGSPIWAQGEGVGVVPEPLKSEEPTVLIVDDSITVRELLSMTFNKAGYRVEQARDGQEAWEKLRSGLPCQIVFCDIEMPKMDGLELLSRLQKDPDLNHLPVAMLTSRGADKHRQMAIERGARGYFTKPYLEEALLDAASRMLKGEVLVTSNSNA